A single genomic interval of halophilic archaeon DL31 harbors:
- a CDS encoding 3-oxoacyl-(acyl-carrier-protein) reductase (KEGG: hje:HacjB3_00015 short-chain dehydrogenase/reductase SDR~PFAM: Short-chain dehydrogenase/reductase SDR), with amino-acid sequence MDLELNGTSALVTASSSGLGKASAESLAEEGANVVINGRDEQQLAETVDELDAVGDGHVVGVQGDLTEKADIEQLVECTVEEFGGIDTLVTSAGGPPSGAFMDTDDEDWYEAFDLLVMSAVRTVREAAPHLKESDHGTMTFITSRSVKEAIDSLVLSNSVRMAVIGLEKTLSKELAPEVRSNAVLPGPHETSRIEDLVDQAVERGDYDDYEEGLEDWGDGIPVGRIGEPGELGDTVAFLSSPKSSYINGVSIPIEGGAGASNL; translated from the coding sequence ATGGATCTGGAACTCAACGGCACCAGCGCACTCGTCACCGCATCGAGCAGCGGCCTCGGAAAGGCCTCCGCAGAATCTCTCGCCGAAGAGGGGGCGAACGTGGTAATCAACGGACGCGACGAACAGCAGCTGGCCGAAACCGTCGACGAACTCGACGCCGTCGGCGACGGACACGTCGTCGGCGTGCAGGGCGACCTCACGGAGAAAGCAGACATCGAACAGCTCGTCGAGTGTACCGTCGAGGAGTTCGGCGGCATCGACACGCTGGTCACCAGCGCCGGCGGCCCGCCCAGCGGGGCGTTCATGGACACCGACGACGAAGACTGGTACGAGGCGTTCGACCTGTTGGTGATGAGTGCGGTCCGGACCGTCCGCGAGGCTGCCCCGCACCTGAAGGAGTCTGACCACGGCACGATGACGTTCATCACCTCCCGGTCGGTGAAGGAAGCCATCGACTCGCTGGTGCTCTCGAACTCCGTCCGAATGGCGGTTATCGGCCTCGAAAAGACGCTCTCGAAGGAACTTGCGCCAGAGGTACGCTCGAACGCCGTGCTGCCGGGCCCCCACGAGACCTCGCGTATCGAGGACCTCGTCGATCAGGCCGTCGAGCGCGGCGATTACGACGACTACGAGGAGGGCCTCGAAGACTGGGGCGACGGCATCCCGGTTGGGCGTATCGGCGAACCGGGCGAACTCGGGGACACCGTCGCGTTCCTCTCCTCGCCGAAATCCTCCTACATCAACGGCGTCTCCATCCCCATCGAGGGCGGCGCCGGCGCGAGCAATCTCTGA
- a CDS encoding ABC-type transporter, integral membrane subunit (PFAM: Binding-protein-dependent transport systems inner membrane component~KEGG: hma:rrnAC0907 iron ABC transporter permease protein) encodes MATREESGGTGAFRARLRGLLGLDEEGVSLALVLLSGAIAAAVLSPLLWLFWRANEVPLADAVFLLTSSTATEVLSNSLLLVALVTGASIVLGVPLAVLTVQTDLPFRRFWTVVIALPLVVPSYIGAFAYVSAFGPSGALADLLAPWGIGVPTVYGLPGAALVLTLFVYPYVFLTTRASLLSFDETQLEAARTLNHSYPAAFKRVILPQVAPAVTAGALLVALYTLSDFGTPAIMRYDVFTRVIYVELNSFGAGRSNATLLSLQLLTVTAVVLALESRVGGANTSGYGAPASSTPMVSLGRLRWVATLLPVTVSIFTLVLPVGILTVWLLRSGPGYQGGGLAFQPAFALNSVYVAAIAAFVTLLFALPIAYYAGRSDSAFARGAERATYLGYAMPGVVLGLSLVFFSSNWLSQHVSIEAAQLLYQSLPLLVFAYVVRFLPQAVGSTRSSVLGVDRELIGAARVLGEPPRRAFRRVTLPLIAPGLLAGAALVFLTTMKELDTTLILHPTGFTTLVTYIWRVQEAGYYGRAALPALVLVVLSGLSMIPLLKQERS; translated from the coding sequence ATGGCCACACGGGAGGAGTCCGGCGGAACGGGGGCGTTCCGGGCGCGGCTTCGCGGCCTACTGGGACTCGACGAGGAGGGGGTCTCGCTCGCGCTGGTCCTCCTCTCGGGAGCCATCGCTGCTGCAGTGCTCTCCCCGCTGCTCTGGCTGTTCTGGCGGGCGAACGAGGTTCCCCTCGCCGACGCCGTCTTCCTGCTCACCTCCTCAACGGCGACAGAGGTGCTTTCGAACAGCCTCCTGCTGGTCGCCCTCGTCACCGGCGCCTCTATCGTGCTGGGTGTCCCGCTCGCCGTTCTGACCGTTCAGACAGACCTGCCGTTCCGCCGCTTCTGGACTGTGGTTATTGCCCTCCCATTGGTCGTGCCCAGCTACATCGGCGCGTTCGCGTACGTCTCGGCGTTCGGCCCCAGCGGTGCGCTCGCGGACTTGCTCGCGCCGTGGGGAATCGGCGTCCCGACTGTCTACGGGCTCCCCGGGGCGGCGTTGGTATTGACCCTGTTCGTCTACCCCTACGTTTTCCTCACCACTCGCGCATCGTTGCTTTCGTTCGACGAAACACAGCTGGAGGCCGCTCGGACGCTGAACCACAGCTACCCGGCGGCGTTCAAACGCGTGATTCTCCCACAGGTGGCGCCGGCCGTCACTGCGGGAGCGCTTCTGGTCGCCCTCTACACGCTCTCTGATTTCGGGACACCAGCGATCATGCGCTATGACGTGTTCACACGGGTTATCTACGTCGAACTCAACAGCTTCGGCGCCGGGCGCTCGAACGCGACGCTGCTCTCGCTGCAGTTGCTGACTGTGACTGCAGTCGTGCTCGCACTCGAGTCCCGCGTCGGCGGGGCGAACACGTCTGGCTATGGGGCACCTGCGTCGTCGACGCCGATGGTCTCACTGGGCCGACTGCGCTGGGTTGCGACGCTGCTCCCCGTGACGGTGTCGATATTCACGCTCGTGCTCCCGGTCGGAATTCTGACGGTGTGGCTGCTGCGCTCGGGACCGGGCTATCAGGGCGGCGGGCTCGCGTTCCAACCAGCGTTCGCGCTCAACTCCGTCTACGTCGCCGCGATTGCAGCGTTCGTCACCTTGCTGTTCGCCCTGCCGATCGCCTACTACGCCGGGCGGTCGGATTCAGCATTCGCGCGAGGTGCCGAACGCGCGACGTATCTTGGCTACGCGATGCCCGGCGTCGTCCTGGGCCTCTCGCTGGTCTTCTTCAGTAGTAACTGGCTGTCACAGCACGTCAGCATCGAGGCCGCCCAGCTGCTCTATCAGTCGCTCCCGCTGTTGGTGTTCGCCTACGTCGTGCGATTCCTCCCCCAGGCAGTCGGTTCCACCCGTTCGTCGGTTCTCGGGGTTGATCGGGAACTCATCGGCGCCGCGCGGGTGCTGGGAGAGCCGCCACGGCGGGCGTTCCGGCGGGTAACGCTTCCCCTCATCGCCCCGGGACTGCTTGCAGGGGCCGCGCTCGTGTTCCTGACGACGATGAAGGAACTCGACACGACCTTGATTCTGCACCCGACAGGGTTTACAACACTGGTGACCTACATCTGGCGAGTACAGGAAGCGGGCTACTACGGCCGGGCGGCGCTGCCGGCGCTAGTGCTGGTCGTGCTCTCGGGGCTCTCGATGATCCCGCTTCTCAAACAGGAACGTAGCTAA
- a CDS encoding extracellular solute-binding protein family 1 (PFAM: Bacterial extracellular solute-binding, family 1~KEGG: hmu:Hmuk_2277 extracellular solute-binding protein family 1), which produces MTEQPNRRTFLAGLAGTGLVGVAGCSGGGNDMPTESGTDATSSRGSAEFTDFRGSGALAEGRGEIGGTRIDDLPELSGELTVYLGGGEGGLYRDLIAKLENIYPDFTATPREFGTSEGANTLISEGPATPADVFWSVDAGSLAAVAAEGLVAELPEAVTEPVPEEFHPNNEWVGTAGRARAVPYNSNELSADDIPDTVMAFPGQEFAGSMGWAPTYGAFQAFITTMRLQEGEDRTRTWLENMLAAGVSEYNNEFIVSNATADGELQAGFANHYYALRVQEARPDSPVKLAFTSGDAGALINAAGAAVLGASQQQELANTFVRHLLSAEAQEFFATRTYAYPMVADVPPVGGLPTIDELNPPDIDLSRLSEIGPTVDLLRETGVL; this is translated from the coding sequence ATGACTGAGCAGCCCAACCGCCGGACGTTCCTCGCGGGACTCGCCGGAACTGGGCTCGTCGGCGTCGCCGGTTGCAGTGGCGGCGGGAATGACATGCCCACCGAGAGCGGCACCGACGCCACAAGTAGCCGTGGCTCCGCGGAGTTCACGGATTTCCGCGGTTCGGGGGCGCTCGCGGAAGGCCGTGGCGAGATCGGGGGGACGCGAATCGACGACCTCCCCGAACTCTCCGGCGAGCTCACAGTGTATCTCGGCGGCGGCGAGGGTGGGCTCTACCGTGACCTGATCGCCAAGCTGGAGAACATCTACCCGGACTTCACCGCGACGCCGCGGGAGTTCGGGACCTCCGAGGGCGCGAACACCCTCATCAGCGAAGGACCGGCCACGCCCGCTGACGTGTTCTGGTCGGTCGACGCCGGGTCCCTGGCTGCTGTCGCTGCAGAAGGGCTGGTCGCAGAACTCCCTGAAGCGGTCACCGAGCCAGTTCCGGAGGAGTTCCACCCCAACAACGAGTGGGTCGGAACCGCCGGTCGCGCCCGTGCGGTGCCGTACAACAGCAACGAACTCTCGGCCGACGACATCCCCGACACCGTCATGGCGTTCCCCGGCCAGGAATTCGCCGGTTCGATGGGTTGGGCACCGACGTACGGTGCGTTCCAGGCGTTCATCACCACGATGCGACTCCAAGAGGGCGAGGACCGCACACGGACCTGGCTGGAGAACATGCTCGCGGCGGGAGTTTCCGAGTACAACAACGAATTCATCGTCTCCAACGCGACTGCTGACGGCGAACTCCAGGCCGGCTTCGCCAACCACTACTACGCGCTGCGGGTGCAGGAAGCCCGTCCGGACTCGCCGGTGAAACTCGCGTTCACCAGCGGCGACGCGGGCGCGCTCATCAACGCAGCCGGTGCGGCTGTGCTCGGAGCGAGTCAGCAGCAGGAGCTCGCCAACACGTTCGTCCGGCACTTGCTCTCGGCCGAAGCCCAGGAGTTCTTCGCCACTCGGACGTACGCGTATCCGATGGTGGCGGACGTGCCCCCGGTGGGTGGCCTGCCGACCATCGACGAACTAAATCCGCCGGATATCGACCTCTCGCGACTCTCCGAGATCGGGCCGACAGTTGACCTCCTGCGAGAGACCGGCGTCCTCTGA
- a CDS encoding Polyamine-transporting ATPase (PFAM: ABC transporter-like; Transport-associated OB, type 2~KEGG: hsl:OE2343R iron ABC transporter ATP-binding protein~SMART: ATPase, AAA+ type, core), with protein sequence MPDTGPATETDRADDQPHAGNTRGNGSATGSESVSTGKTGEPPGRAADEEEMDAPTVLSLADVVKRFGEETAVDGVDLDVREGELLTLLGPSGCGKTTTLRMIAGLEEPTEGSVNVADDAVAGEGDTVPPERRDVGMVFQEFALFPHLTVAENVAFGLENPDSGAASERVDNLLDLVGLDGYGDRSPGDLSGGQRQRVALARSLAPEPDVLLLDEPFSNLDVQLRVQMREEVARILSEAGVTAVSVTHDQEEALSISDRVAVMHEGTVEQVGTPAELFEHPKSRFVASFLGQASFLPGQVGEETVETHIGAYSRQLLEGISDEYVGAMVDILVRPDDLRLTPVGADEADGTVIRRQYTGPSFVYHVELNDGTVVRCLHNHAEVFETGEPVRVRLVADHTLAWYPTP encoded by the coding sequence ATGCCGGACACAGGACCCGCAACCGAGACTGACCGAGCGGACGACCAGCCACACGCTGGCAATACCCGAGGGAACGGCTCAGCAACTGGTTCGGAGTCCGTTTCGACGGGGAAGACGGGCGAACCGCCGGGGAGGGCAGCTGACGAGGAGGAGATGGACGCCCCGACCGTCCTCTCGCTCGCGGACGTGGTCAAACGGTTCGGCGAGGAAACCGCCGTCGACGGCGTCGACCTCGACGTTCGAGAGGGAGAGTTGCTGACCCTCTTGGGCCCGTCCGGGTGTGGGAAGACGACCACCCTGCGCATGATTGCGGGGCTCGAAGAACCGACCGAGGGGAGCGTAAACGTCGCCGACGACGCGGTCGCCGGGGAGGGAGACACCGTGCCGCCCGAACGTCGAGACGTGGGAATGGTGTTCCAGGAGTTCGCGCTCTTCCCGCACCTTACCGTCGCCGAGAACGTCGCATTCGGGCTGGAGAACCCCGACAGCGGGGCCGCATCGGAACGGGTCGACAACCTCCTCGACCTCGTCGGCCTCGACGGCTACGGCGACCGGTCACCCGGAGATCTCTCGGGCGGCCAGCGCCAACGAGTCGCACTCGCTCGCTCGCTCGCGCCCGAGCCCGACGTGTTGCTCCTCGACGAGCCGTTCTCCAACCTCGACGTCCAACTCCGGGTCCAGATGCGCGAGGAGGTCGCCCGCATCCTCTCAGAGGCCGGCGTCACCGCCGTCTCCGTCACCCACGACCAGGAGGAGGCGCTCTCGATCTCAGACCGCGTGGCCGTGATGCACGAGGGCACAGTCGAACAGGTGGGGACCCCCGCAGAACTGTTCGAGCACCCGAAATCCCGCTTTGTCGCCTCCTTCCTCGGACAGGCGAGTTTCCTCCCCGGCCAAGTCGGGGAGGAGACTGTTGAGACCCACATCGGCGCCTACAGCCGCCAACTGCTAGAGGGCATCTCCGACGAGTACGTCGGGGCGATGGTAGATATTCTCGTCCGGCCGGACGACCTACGCCTCACCCCTGTCGGGGCCGACGAAGCCGACGGCACCGTCATCCGCCGGCAGTATACAGGACCATCGTTCGTCTACCACGTGGAACTGAACGACGGTACCGTCGTCCGGTGTCTGCACAACCACGCTGAGGTGTTTGAGACGGGCGAACCTGTTCGGGTTCGGCTTGTGGCCGACCACACCCTCGCCTGGTACCCTACACCGTAG
- a CDS encoding hypothetical protein (KEGG: hmu:Hmuk_2274 hypothetical protein): MSSGTDRWGERLGNVDRIRAATILLALVAATVSLLSTTELFPYRSLNHDEGVYLQQAELLRAGLLYFQPPVADAFRPWFFVESEPGLYAKYAPIPAAVFALGRLLGGYPLALASISAVVVGLTASLGRELFGDRTGLLAGGLVLASPLFLIHSGVYLPYALTTALNLAFALAYLRAERTGSRRAAAVAGGAVGLAFFARPYTALLFALPFVVHACVTLARSGAWRVLFGRLGGDGGLTVSQRGLFTRRLLTAGLGTAGVAVALGYNSLVTGDPLVFPYQAFAPEDGIGFGHRQILGHEEEYTVSLALRANARVLTQLFTEWVVAGTLGTALAAVGVALAARRRIRDAASTSAGPALLAGLFLTVPAGNVAFWGNRNVLGRLTVPDDGLIHHLGPYYHYDLLVPTAVFAAVAIVAGGRWFRVLATRRFDPGTARPLTVAMVLIMASVGGATAATTAAGPVERNAAVSEELAAAYEPFGTVNAATASVETPAETGNQPVIFLPTPYGPWLNHPFQLPRNSPDFSGAVYPLGDTRELAVAETFSDRPLYRYVMRRAWNPTDGESVVADVRPVKRAAGERIRLSAALGLPPATGSVTVRAGGDEGATYLVAEEIRDTLEMTVTIDGDRAALRGPNLSPTGSSDGSFAVATRDELVVEVFVSTGPGAGSGFSYQMVFPVARDDGAVRALSPTVERCPVPDRCVPVGLGSSPDWATAETTFETESAG; encoded by the coding sequence ATGTCCTCGGGGACGGACCGTTGGGGCGAGAGACTCGGGAACGTTGACCGGATTCGCGCCGCAACGATCCTGCTGGCACTCGTCGCGGCTACCGTTTCGTTGCTTTCGACGACCGAACTGTTTCCCTACCGCTCGCTCAACCACGACGAGGGCGTCTATCTCCAGCAGGCTGAACTCCTGCGCGCTGGACTACTCTATTTCCAGCCACCCGTCGCCGACGCGTTCCGCCCGTGGTTCTTCGTCGAGAGCGAGCCGGGGCTCTACGCCAAGTACGCACCCATTCCAGCAGCCGTGTTCGCGCTCGGACGCCTACTCGGTGGCTACCCCCTCGCGCTTGCCAGCATCTCTGCAGTCGTCGTCGGACTCACGGCCAGCCTCGGCCGGGAACTCTTCGGCGACCGAACCGGCCTGCTCGCCGGGGGGTTGGTGCTCGCGTCGCCGCTGTTTCTGATTCATTCCGGTGTCTATCTCCCCTACGCGCTCACGACGGCGCTGAACCTCGCGTTCGCGCTCGCCTACCTGCGCGCTGAGCGCACGGGGAGTCGTCGGGCCGCGGCAGTCGCCGGGGGTGCTGTCGGCCTCGCTTTCTTCGCGCGGCCCTACACCGCGCTGCTGTTCGCGCTCCCGTTCGTCGTCCACGCCTGTGTCACACTGGCCCGCTCAGGGGCTTGGCGCGTCCTGTTTGGTCGACTTGGGGGCGACGGAGGACTCACTGTTTCCCAGCGCGGTTTGTTCACGAGACGGCTGCTCACCGCCGGCCTCGGAACCGCAGGCGTCGCCGTCGCGCTGGGCTACAACTCCCTCGTGACCGGCGACCCACTCGTCTTCCCGTATCAGGCGTTCGCGCCCGAGGACGGCATCGGCTTCGGCCATCGCCAGATTCTCGGCCACGAAGAGGAGTACACCGTCTCGCTCGCGCTCCGGGCGAACGCGCGGGTGCTCACCCAACTGTTCACCGAGTGGGTTGTCGCTGGCACGCTAGGTACCGCACTCGCAGCCGTCGGGGTTGCTCTCGCTGCGAGGCGACGGATCCGAGACGCTGCCAGCACCTCCGCCGGGCCAGCGCTCCTCGCTGGATTGTTCCTCACGGTGCCCGCAGGCAACGTCGCCTTCTGGGGGAACCGCAACGTGCTCGGCCGGCTCACGGTTCCGGATGACGGCCTGATTCACCATCTCGGCCCCTACTACCACTACGACCTGCTGGTCCCAACGGCGGTGTTCGCCGCCGTGGCTATCGTCGCCGGCGGCCGCTGGTTCCGGGTGCTCGCGACCCGGCGGTTCGACCCGGGAACCGCTCGTCCGCTCACAGTCGCCATGGTACTTATCATGGCGAGCGTCGGCGGTGCCACGGCGGCGACGACGGCAGCTGGTCCGGTCGAGCGAAACGCCGCTGTGAGCGAGGAACTCGCCGCAGCGTACGAGCCGTTCGGCACCGTCAACGCTGCTACGGCGAGCGTCGAGACGCCCGCTGAAACGGGGAATCAGCCCGTGATTTTCCTCCCGACCCCATACGGCCCATGGCTGAACCATCCGTTCCAACTCCCACGCAACAGCCCTGACTTTTCGGGTGCGGTCTACCCGCTGGGTGATACCCGCGAGCTGGCAGTGGCTGAGACCTTCTCCGACCGCCCACTCTACCGGTACGTGATGCGTAGGGCGTGGAACCCAACCGACGGCGAGTCGGTCGTTGCTGACGTGCGGCCAGTCAAGCGAGCAGCAGGTGAGCGAATCCGACTCTCGGCTGCGCTCGGACTGCCACCAGCGACGGGTAGCGTCACTGTTCGAGCGGGTGGGGACGAAGGAGCAACCTACCTCGTCGCCGAGGAGATTCGGGATACTCTCGAGATGACTGTGACCATCGACGGTGACCGTGCAGCGCTCCGCGGCCCGAACCTCTCACCCACGGGGAGCAGTGACGGCTCCTTCGCGGTGGCCACCCGTGACGAACTCGTCGTCGAGGTGTTCGTCTCGACAGGGCCCGGCGCAGGCTCCGGGTTCAGCTACCAGATGGTCTTCCCGGTTGCCCGCGACGATGGAGCGGTGCGCGCGCTCTCGCCAACGGTCGAGCGCTGTCCAGTCCCGGACCGATGTGTTCCGGTTGGCCTCGGGTCCTCACCTGACTGGGCAACCGCGGAGACGACGTTCGAAACCGAGTCGGCGGGTTAG
- a CDS encoding glycosyl transferase family 2 (PFAM: Glycosyl transferase, family 2~KEGG: hmu:Hmuk_2272 glycosyl transferase family 2) encodes MREFDLSDVSVVMGSYNEEEAIGPVLQDIEAATDGKAEVVVVDGSSDRTPEIAREHGATIIEQEPRGYGHAVCKALLSASNPVRLTTDCDGTYPMERIPDFLDLINDGYDVVSGDRLYHGAETMPAMNRLGNHAFALLSSALMGEHVHDVTTGMRAYCGDLIEEITWTENTGLSAELLLRPVMRGYEVREEPIAYDERLGETKLDPFSGGAEIGRSIVKVCLEERRRSLGF; translated from the coding sequence ATGCGCGAGTTTGACCTCTCGGACGTGAGCGTCGTGATGGGCAGCTACAACGAGGAGGAAGCCATCGGTCCGGTGCTGCAGGATATCGAGGCTGCAACCGACGGCAAGGCGGAGGTTGTCGTCGTCGACGGGTCAAGCGATCGAACGCCCGAAATCGCCCGCGAGCACGGTGCGACCATCATCGAGCAGGAGCCACGGGGCTACGGCCACGCGGTCTGTAAGGCGCTGCTGTCCGCGAGCAACCCGGTTCGTCTCACCACCGACTGCGATGGCACCTACCCAATGGAGCGGATTCCGGATTTCCTCGATCTGATCAATGACGGCTACGACGTGGTGAGCGGCGACCGTCTCTACCACGGCGCCGAGACGATGCCGGCGATGAACCGGCTGGGGAATCACGCCTTCGCCCTGCTCTCCAGCGCGCTGATGGGTGAGCACGTCCACGACGTGACCACGGGCATGCGCGCCTACTGTGGCGACCTCATCGAGGAGATTACGTGGACCGAAAACACTGGGCTCTCCGCAGAACTGCTTCTACGGCCGGTGATGCGCGGTTACGAGGTCCGTGAGGAACCCATCGCCTACGACGAGCGCCTCGGCGAGACCAAACTCGACCCGTTCTCGGGTGGCGCCGAAATCGGGCGCTCCATCGTGAAGGTCTGTCTCGAGGAACGCCGGCGTTCGCTCGGCTTCTAA
- a CDS encoding hypothetical protein (KEGG: hma:rrnAC0905 hypothetical protein): MSTQDICVIVPTIREYECMQEYIANAREHGFDTDRLFVLLVTEDFCPTNEMAEMLDNIGVGGAVFDGSDREAWFTEQGIAEYAHLIPEASHAQTSFGLLYMWANNRFEYGVFIDDDTLPHDEDFFGTHLENLAYEGEIDSISSDESWVNVLRESTGTLYPRGYPYAAMDEDVEVGTEEVDDIVASQGLWTNVPDLDAVRILMDGDLQGQAQTRTERDDFGEDFVAAEGNYLTVCSMNLAFRREAVPAFYQLPMDDNRWDVGRFDDIWSGLFLKRACDLLDKQVYNGGPLCEHNKAPRSTFDDLANEVAGLELNEHVWEVIDHAGAGAESFREAFDAMADALVAGDFEEWNNGAFLNYCGEYMKDWTDCLTALDAPAAEPAEVAADD; this comes from the coding sequence ATGAGCACGCAGGATATCTGTGTCATTGTTCCGACCATTCGCGAGTACGAGTGTATGCAGGAGTACATCGCGAATGCCCGAGAACACGGTTTCGACACCGACCGGTTGTTCGTCCTCCTCGTCACGGAGGATTTCTGCCCGACCAACGAGATGGCCGAAATGCTCGACAACATTGGCGTCGGCGGCGCGGTCTTCGACGGTAGCGACCGCGAAGCGTGGTTTACCGAGCAGGGCATTGCTGAATACGCCCACCTCATCCCCGAGGCCAGCCACGCACAGACCTCTTTCGGCCTGCTTTACATGTGGGCCAACAACCGCTTCGAGTACGGCGTCTTCATCGACGACGACACGCTCCCCCACGACGAGGACTTCTTCGGCACGCATCTGGAGAATCTTGCCTACGAGGGCGAAATCGATTCGATCTCGTCCGACGAATCATGGGTCAACGTCCTCCGGGAGTCCACGGGTACCCTCTACCCCCGCGGCTACCCATATGCGGCGATGGACGAGGACGTCGAGGTCGGTACCGAGGAAGTCGACGACATCGTGGCCTCCCAAGGACTCTGGACCAACGTCCCGGACCTCGACGCCGTCCGCATCCTGATGGATGGCGACCTGCAGGGACAAGCCCAGACCCGTACCGAGCGAGACGACTTCGGCGAGGATTTCGTCGCGGCCGAGGGGAACTACCTCACGGTCTGCTCGATGAACCTCGCGTTCCGTCGCGAGGCAGTGCCGGCGTTCTACCAGCTGCCGATGGACGATAACCGCTGGGACGTGGGCCGCTTCGACGACATCTGGTCGGGGCTGTTCCTCAAGCGCGCCTGCGACCTGCTGGACAAGCAGGTGTACAACGGTGGGCCCCTGTGTGAGCACAACAAAGCGCCGCGCTCGACGTTTGACGACCTCGCCAACGAGGTGGCGGGTCTCGAACTCAACGAACACGTGTGGGAGGTCATCGACCACGCCGGCGCGGGTGCGGAGAGCTTCCGTGAGGCGTTCGATGCGATGGCCGACGCACTCGTCGCAGGCGACTTCGAAGAGTGGAACAACGGAGCGTTCCTCAACTACTGCGGGGAGTATATGAAGGACTGGACTGATTGCCTCACAGCGCTGGATGCGCCCGCCGCGGAGCCCGCGGAGGTGGCCGCCGATGACTGA